The Geminocystis sp. NIES-3708 genomic sequence CTATTTTAATTAGTTTTAGCTTAATTTTATCTGCTTATTTACTAGGTTCTATTCCTACAGGTTATATACTAGCTCGTATGCTTAAAGGTATCGATATTCGTGAACATGGATCAGGTTCTACGGGTGCTACTAATGTACTGAGAATAGTTGGCAAAGGAGCGGCGATCGCAGTATTATTAATCGATATGTTAAAAGGAGCATTCGCCGTATATATAGTTGAATTAGCTTCTCTTGATGCCAATTTATTGCCTACGAATTGGAAAGGATGGTTAGTCGCCATTTCTGCATTATTAGCAGTTATAGGTCATAGTAAATCTATATGGTTAAATTTTTCGGGAGGAAAATCCGCCGCCATCAGTTTAGGTATATTGTTAACGATGAATCCTTTTGTTGGTTTAGGTACTTTAGTTGTATTTTTAACAGTTTTAGGTATCTCTAAAATAGTCTCCATTAGTTCCATCAGTGCCGCTATCGCTGTTAATATACTAATGTGGATTTTTAATCCTTCTATTCCTTATATCAGTTTTGCAATTGTTGCCGCCATTTATGTAATTCTCAGGCATCGTACAAATATTCAGAGAATCATCGCAGGAACAGAACCTCGTATTGGACAAACAGCATGATAAACTTAAAAACATTAGACTTCTCAGATAAGTCAAGGAATGGGTACTCTTGCAATAGTTATTAAAATTGATAATTGATCACCTTGAATAGATTTTAATCTTTATTTTGCAAGAGATGTATTGAGAAAAGTCAATATCAATTATTAATTATTGATTAATTTCGCCAGTCATTGCCACAATTTACGCCACCAAGGAATATTATCTCCTTGTAGGAAATTAATTTTTCCCTTAATATCACTTAAATTCCAACCTGTTAAAGTTGCTAAAGTTTGTGCCTCTTTTTCCTGTCTTTGTTTTACCTGTTGGGGATAATCTCTTCCAGCATCACAAGTTATTTTTTCACGGAAAGGATGACGAATGACATAACGCCCTTGAAATAATTGCTGATTAACGGTGTTTTGAAATCTTAAATCTTCGGGAAAGTGTTGGCGATCGTATCGAATATGTAAACGAGTTATAAATAAGTTATTATCATAGGGAGAATTTTGCCAAAAAACTCCTGCTTGTTTTAACTCATCAGGGTTTAAAGGCTCGGCAGAACAAGGATCACAGTTTGCCATACTCCAAGCATATTCTAAAAATGCCACCTTACGACCTTCTTTTTCATAACTACGAGTAAACATAGTTTTGTAAAAATCTCCAAATTTTTCCTTGACAAATTCTGGTATATCCACATCAGAAGGCACTTTCACTGTACGATAATTTGTTAATTCCGTTTCACCTTTAGAAGAAAGTAGATAAACGATTAAATCTTGCTCTTTTTGGCTATTTACCATGCCTAAACGTATAGGAAGCATGAATTTTGGTGATTCATAAGCTATCATTAACGGACGTAAGGATTGAAAATCTGATTTTGCCAATTCTTTTAAATTGACTTTCGCTACAAAAAATTTCATTTGTTGCTTAATGTATGGTTGTAACAATTCACTAGCACCTTTAGGAATGTTATAACCTTCTCTAATCAACCATTTTTCTAAACCATCAGATTCCTTCGCACTTAAAATTAAAATATCATATTCCCCAACGGTAAATTTACTTTCAACGGTGACTCCAAAAGACTCATTTTTTGCTTGTCTTCCTCCCCTTCTTGCCACACCACTACTTTCGGCGGTACTGGGCATGGCATCCATTGTGTATATTGGTTGACAAGGATCACTATCAAAATATTCCACTAATCTTGGTGCACTAAATGCGTCTAATCTTTCAAGAATTTTGGGGTTGCCAACATTCACCTGATCTTCTTCAATGGGTACTGGTACTGGTACAACTAAAGCAAAATCTTTGACGTTTCCTTGATAATCATTTGCCATAGTTAAAACAGTTTTTTCTTCATTTCTAGCTATAATAACTTGAGAGGCTTGATTATATAATTTGCTATCTGCTTTAGCTACATAAAAACCACAAAAAGCTAGAACAGATGTAGGGAAACATAATAGAAATATAAGCAAAAAAGAAATTAAGATTAAGTATTTTTTCATTATTTTTTATGTTATTAATAATTTATTTACAGGTAAAAAAATCAAGGAAAATATTTTAGTCCATTACTAGAAACTTAAACTATATTTAACTTTTGCCAACGGAAACGATTTTCTTTCCAAGTTAAATCTAATAATATTGTCATAGGTGAAATAATAAATAAGGCTAGGAAAATTCCACTATTTATATAAAAAAATTCTTTGAGAATAAAGCTCAAAAAAGCAACGGCAATCGCCCAAATAATACGACTATTTTTAGCGTTAGGTATAGAGCGAGGATCCGTCAACATAAAAAACGTAAAAACTAATAAACTTCCACTCATTAATTGGTGAGTTAAAACGTCAAAATTCCACCCTAAATAATAATTATAAATTGCTTCTAAACCGCCATAAAAAGTTAGAAAAATAGCACTGGTTTCCCATCTTCCTACTTTATTTAATACCATAGCTCCTGTACAGATAAATAATAACAAATACCACCAATCACTCCCCCATTGCCCCGGAGAAACCCACGCAGATTTAGTTAAAAATATGGTAACTATAATGCCAAAATTTGCAGGATTAAAAAAATGTTTTTGATGATAGTTAAAAATAAACTTAGAAGCGATGGCTAATACTCCTGCTAACATTAAAATATTAGAACTATTAGAGCGTAATAATAATGATAAACCTAATCCCGTAATTAAAGCACTTTTAACTCCTGAAAAATCTAATGTATATAGCCAAGAAAATGCTTGATTTTTATCAATATTAATCGTATTAACGTTAGATTTAATAGTTGTTAATTTAACCAATGAATTTAAGAAAATCTGAGTTAATAAACAAGTAATAATAGTGAGAAAAATTCCGTGTATTTGTAAAGTCCAATCTCGATAAAAAATACCTAAACAAAGAAATGAACTAAGACAAAGAATCTGATAATCACGAGCATCTTTCAATAAATTCATAATAATTACCTTGTAGGTTGGGCTAAAATTGAAATCCAACAGTGTTTAATCAAAAAATCATTATCAATTGGTTGGGTTGATTTATCTTTAACCTAACCGAGACAATACCCATCACAAAAAAAGACTAATTACCTTTAAATGATGTTCCATTAATTGGTTTTTGGATTTTTTACTGTAACAATTCTTTACGTTTTTTCAGGTTAGATGCCGTTGTCGATTATGCTAATGATTGTAGAAAAAACATTTAAAATAATCTTAAGATACGGAGGTCTTAACATTGGCTATTCCTCTTTTAAATTATGCACCTAACTCTCAAAATACCCGTGTAGCTGGTTTTGAAGTAGGTGGTGATGAACAACCAAGAATCTATAACGCTGAAAGTCTTTATAGTGCATCTGATATGGATGTATTAATTGAAGCGGCTTATCGTCAAATCTTTTTCCATGCTTTCAAATCCGATCGTGAAACGGCTTTAGAATCTCAATTACGCAACAAACAAATTACGGTGCGTGATTTCATTCGTGGTCTATTATTATCAGAAACCTTTAGAAATAGTTTTTACGAAAAAAATAGTAACTATCGTTTTGTAGAGCATTGTATTCAAAAAGTGTTAGGTCGTGCACCTTATAGTGAAAAAGAAAAAATTGCATGGTCAATTGTTGTAGTTAACAAAGGTATTAAAGGCTTCGTTGATGAGTTATTAAACTCCGATGAATACCTCGAAAACTTTGGTTATGACATCGTACCTTACCAACGTCGTCGTAACTTACCTTCTCGTGAATTAGGAGAAAGACCATTTAATATTAGTTCTCCTCGTTATGATGCTTACTATCGTGGCATTCTTGGTTTCCCTCAAATTGTTTGGCAAAATCAAGTTCGTCGCTTTGTACCTCAAGAGAAACAAGCCAAAGCTGGAGATCCTTCTCTCTATCTAAACATGGCTCGTAGTATTAATGCAAGACCAGCAGCCGTACCTCGTGTATCTACTGGAAATATTGGTTTGGATAAAGTTCCTTATCGCAAATAATCAAACATTGTAGTAGTTCATAAAATTATACCCCTTCTTTGTTCATTGAGAGGGGGTATAATTGTCTTTGTAATAATTGACAATCAACGATTAAGAATTACTTCAAAAAAGACTGAACAGATTTAGCTTTAATCGTCAACAAAACAGAGTAAAACTCAAAATTAATTAATTTGTGGTGCGTTTAAAGCGATAAATTGTGAGTTATTTTTCGCCGCAGTTTTTACTTGTAAACTAGGCACTGATTGACGTAATAAAGTCGTTAATTGATTAGTGGTAGAATCATAGATCTGAGTAACAATTTTCGGATATAAACCAATACCAATAATAGGAATTAAAAGACAAGCAATAATAAATACTTCCCTAGGTTCAGCATCGACTAAATTGGTATGAGAGACTAATTCTTTATTTTCTTCACCGTATAACATTTCTCGCAACATGGATAAGAGATAAATCGGCGTTAAAATTACCCCAACAGCGGCAAGAGATACCATGATAATTTTGAAAGTTAAACTATAAGCATCACTGGTAGCAAAACCAATAAATATCATCAATTCTGCGACAAATCCACTCATACCGGGTAAGGCAAGGGAAGCCATAGAGCAAGTTGTCCACATAGCGAATATTTTTTTCATTTTTTGACCAACTCCTCCCATTTCGTCTAGCATGAGAGTATGAGTGCGGTCATAAGTAGCACCAACCATAAAGAATAAACTGGCACCAATTAAACCATGAGAAATCATTTGTAATATCGCTCCACTCATACCAATATCAGTAAAAGAAGCAATACCAATTAAGACAAAACCCATGTGAGAAATGGAAGAATAGGCAATTTTTCTCTTTAAATTTCGTTGTGCAAAAGAAGTAAAGGCGGCATAAATAATATTAACTACCCCTAAAATAATTAAAATTGGGGCAAAAGTGGCATGGGCATCGGGTAACATTCCAGCATTCATCCTAATTAAGGCATAACCACCCATTTTTAGAAGAATTCCTGCCAGTAACATATGGGCTGGTGCTGTTGCTTCTCCGTGAGCATCAGGTAGCCATGTATGGAGAGGGAAAATAGGCAGTTTGACACCATATGCAATCAATAAACCTCCGTAAAGTAGTAATTGTAAATTAAATCCAAAATCTTTATGGGCGATCGCAGTCATATCAAAAGTGACGGTATCACCGTAAAAAGCCATCGTTAAAGCCGCCACAAGAATGAATAATGAGCCTCCAGCAGTATAAAGTATAAATTTGGTCGCCGCATATAATCTTCGTTTACCACCCCAAATAGAGAGGATGAGATAGACTGGCACTAATTCCAATTCCCAGACAAGGAAGAAAAGTAACATATCTTGTACAGCAAAAACAGCAATTTGTCCGCCGTACATTGCTAACATGAGAAAGTAGAAAAATTTAGGTTTTAAAGTGACAGGCCATGCCGCCATAATAGCTAAAGTAGTGATGAAGCCTGTTAATAAAACTAGAGGCATGGATAAACCATCAACACCTACAGACCATTTTAAATCAATATCCGCAACCCATGTATAACTTTCGACTAATTGTAGATTAGGATTATTAAAATCGTAGCCTTGATAAAAAGCATATACAATCAAAACGAAATCGATTAAGCCAACGGTTAAAGCATACCACCTAACAGTTTTACCATCTTTATCAGGAATGACAAAGACGAATAAAGAAGCGATGATGGGGAAAAGAATAATAGTTGTTAACCAAGGAAAATTTGTTAAATCCATTTGTAATCTAGTTAATAAATAAATGCTGATCAGTTATCTAGTGAATATCTATAATTTTTTAATTAGTTATAGAAGTACAACAATAGCTAGATAATTAGCCTATATGAACAATCTAGCAAGATTTTTTGAGTATCTAACAATTCAGAATGTTAATTTTTGTTTTATTTTCATTTATTTATTGATAACAACTCTAAAACCTGCGTGTTGATAAAAATAAGGACGAAACCAGTTACGATAATAAGATGTTGCCTCATAACCGTT encodes the following:
- a CDS encoding phycobilisome rod-core linker polypeptide, giving the protein MAIPLLNYAPNSQNTRVAGFEVGGDEQPRIYNAESLYSASDMDVLIEAAYRQIFFHAFKSDRETALESQLRNKQITVRDFIRGLLLSETFRNSFYEKNSNYRFVEHCIQKVLGRAPYSEKEKIAWSIVVVNKGIKGFVDELLNSDEYLENFGYDIVPYQRRRNLPSRELGERPFNISSPRYDAYYRGILGFPQIVWQNQVRRFVPQEKQAKAGDPSLYLNMARSINARPAAVPRVSTGNIGLDKVPYRK
- the plsY gene encoding glycerol-3-phosphate 1-O-acyltransferase PlsY, which codes for MNYPILISFSLILSAYLLGSIPTGYILARMLKGIDIREHGSGSTGATNVLRIVGKGAAIAVLLIDMLKGAFAVYIVELASLDANLLPTNWKGWLVAISALLAVIGHSKSIWLNFSGGKSAAISLGILLTMNPFVGLGTLVVFLTVLGISKIVSISSISAAIAVNILMWIFNPSIPYISFAIVAAIYVILRHRTNIQRIIAGTEPRIGQTA
- a CDS encoding NAD(P)H-quinone oxidoreductase subunit 4 — its product is MDLTNFPWLTTIILFPIIASLFVFVIPDKDGKTVRWYALTVGLIDFVLIVYAFYQGYDFNNPNLQLVESYTWVADIDLKWSVGVDGLSMPLVLLTGFITTLAIMAAWPVTLKPKFFYFLMLAMYGGQIAVFAVQDMLLFFLVWELELVPVYLILSIWGGKRRLYAATKFILYTAGGSLFILVAALTMAFYGDTVTFDMTAIAHKDFGFNLQLLLYGGLLIAYGVKLPIFPLHTWLPDAHGEATAPAHMLLAGILLKMGGYALIRMNAGMLPDAHATFAPILIILGVVNIIYAAFTSFAQRNLKRKIAYSSISHMGFVLIGIASFTDIGMSGAILQMISHGLIGASLFFMVGATYDRTHTLMLDEMGGVGQKMKKIFAMWTTCSMASLALPGMSGFVAELMIFIGFATSDAYSLTFKIIMVSLAAVGVILTPIYLLSMLREMLYGEENKELVSHTNLVDAEPREVFIIACLLIPIIGIGLYPKIVTQIYDSTTNQLTTLLRQSVPSLQVKTAAKNNSQFIALNAPQIN
- a CDS encoding RnfABCDGE type electron transport complex subunit D; protein product: MNLLKDARDYQILCLSSFLCLGIFYRDWTLQIHGIFLTIITCLLTQIFLNSLVKLTTIKSNVNTINIDKNQAFSWLYTLDFSGVKSALITGLGLSLLLRSNSSNILMLAGVLAIASKFIFNYHQKHFFNPANFGIIVTIFLTKSAWVSPGQWGSDWWYLLLFICTGAMVLNKVGRWETSAIFLTFYGGLEAIYNYYLGWNFDVLTHQLMSGSLLVFTFFMLTDPRSIPNAKNSRIIWAIAVAFLSFILKEFFYINSGIFLALFIISPMTILLDLTWKENRFRWQKLNIV
- a CDS encoding DUF2330 domain-containing protein produces the protein MKKYLILISFLLIFLLCFPTSVLAFCGFYVAKADSKLYNQASQVIIARNEEKTVLTMANDYQGNVKDFALVVPVPVPIEEDQVNVGNPKILERLDAFSAPRLVEYFDSDPCQPIYTMDAMPSTAESSGVARRGGRQAKNESFGVTVESKFTVGEYDILILSAKESDGLEKWLIREGYNIPKGASELLQPYIKQQMKFFVAKVNLKELAKSDFQSLRPLMIAYESPKFMLPIRLGMVNSQKEQDLIVYLLSSKGETELTNYRTVKVPSDVDIPEFVKEKFGDFYKTMFTRSYEKEGRKVAFLEYAWSMANCDPCSAEPLNPDELKQAGVFWQNSPYDNNLFITRLHIRYDRQHFPEDLRFQNTVNQQLFQGRYVIRHPFREKITCDAGRDYPQQVKQRQEKEAQTLATLTGWNLSDIKGKINFLQGDNIPWWRKLWQ